From a single Streptomyces rubradiris genomic region:
- a CDS encoding AfsA-related hotdog domain-containing protein, translated as MPRQYVYRAAVAEVFLTGWRADGPDTFTVAAQWPRAHAYFTPVAGRLDPLLLAETVRRTGALLAHAEYQVPTRRAARGLLPGPDPGPGP; from the coding sequence GTGCCCCGCCAGTACGTCTACCGGGCAGCGGTCGCCGAGGTCTTCCTCACCGGCTGGCGGGCGGACGGCCCCGACACGTTCACCGTCGCCGCGCAGTGGCCCCGCGCCCATGCCTACTTCACACCCGTGGCAGGGCGCCTCGACCCGCTGCTGCTGGCCGAGACGGTCCGCCGGACCGGCGCCCTCCTCGCCCACGCCGAGTACCAGGTTCCGACGCGACGGGCTGCCCGGGGCCTGCTCCCGGGCCCTGATCCTGGTCCTGGGCCCTGA
- a CDS encoding LuxR C-terminal-related transcriptional regulator: protein MHSVGIARKDAAVRSGHRQTTALRTVGGALPSTGVETAGPSSLEGELDAVEAALTRAQAALKEQLARARSLRRELAEAPRLAPVPEEPGRELVLSARREVWVALAPAPSLACLKDAEAQFADLTSQGVALRALYPRTVLAVDGGAEHLERTAELGVECRVVDIQQIFTAVVDQQFVFMAAGLRPGEEGETVFRAPRDVALLRQSFERTWCSARRVHPGSRARQRLTAEQLTMLRLMNSGVKDEKIARLMGVSSRTLSRLMARAMEELEARSRFEAGARAAELGLLS, encoded by the coding sequence GTGCATTCAGTCGGGATCGCGCGTAAGGATGCCGCCGTACGCAGTGGCCACCGGCAGACCACGGCCCTCCGCACTGTGGGAGGCGCCCTGCCGTCGACCGGCGTCGAGACGGCCGGCCCGTCGTCCCTGGAGGGTGAGCTGGACGCCGTCGAGGCGGCGCTCACTCGTGCCCAGGCGGCCCTGAAGGAACAGCTCGCCCGCGCGCGCAGCCTGCGGCGCGAACTCGCGGAGGCACCCCGGCTCGCGCCGGTGCCGGAGGAGCCGGGACGCGAGCTGGTGCTGAGCGCCCGTCGCGAGGTATGGGTGGCGCTGGCCCCTGCTCCCTCGCTGGCTTGCCTGAAGGACGCCGAGGCCCAGTTCGCGGATCTGACCTCCCAGGGTGTGGCGCTGCGTGCCCTGTACCCGCGCACCGTCCTCGCCGTCGACGGCGGCGCGGAGCATCTGGAACGGACGGCGGAACTCGGTGTGGAGTGCCGCGTGGTGGACATCCAACAAATCTTCACGGCCGTGGTCGACCAGCAGTTCGTGTTCATGGCCGCGGGCCTGCGCCCCGGCGAGGAGGGCGAGACGGTCTTCCGCGCGCCCCGGGACGTCGCCCTGCTGCGGCAGTCGTTCGAGCGGACCTGGTGCTCAGCGCGGCGGGTGCACCCCGGTTCCCGGGCGCGGCAGCGGCTGACGGCGGAGCAGCTGACGATGCTGCGGCTGATGAACTCCGGTGTGAAGGACGAGAAGATCGCCCGGCTGATGGGCGTGTCCTCCCGGACCCTGAGCCGTCTGATGGCCCGCGCGATGGAGGAACTGGAGGCCCGCAGCCGGTTCGAGGCGGGGGCTCGCGCCGCCGAGCTCGGCCTGCTGAGCTGA
- a CDS encoding HAD family hydrolase yields MNETVNELVELGEEVATALSEHRPVVALESTVIARGMGCPGNVETARAIERAVRPAGAVPATIGIADGRGGALVTHPIAEADALDAQAMEEVIQAAVFDLDGTLADTPAAIGRLLTRVCAEFGADVTEAQVAPTIGRPLEPSGAALPGQAVDDPVTARAVARYRELFDAEVLSAGPALPYEGVAEGLRDLRGRGLPLAVGTSKISGSAEKLLAATGIRELFGPVVGNDMVRRGKPDPERGPRAASELGVPVERCARIGDTSTDMRMAIRAGLLPVAVTYGVGAEEELADGGALICRSFGEVVQTLSEHVPADPVRA; encoded by the coding sequence GTGAACGAGACCGTGAACGAATTGGTCGAACTCGGCGAAGAAGTGGCCACGGCGCTGTCCGAGCACCGCCCGGTGGTCGCGCTGGAATCCACGGTCATCGCCCGCGGAATGGGCTGTCCGGGCAATGTGGAGACGGCCCGCGCCATCGAGCGGGCGGTGCGCCCGGCCGGCGCCGTGCCCGCCACCATTGGTATCGCGGACGGCCGCGGCGGCGCCCTGGTCACCCACCCGATCGCCGAGGCGGACGCCCTCGACGCGCAGGCCATGGAAGAGGTCATCCAGGCAGCCGTCTTCGACCTGGACGGAACCCTCGCCGACACCCCGGCCGCGATCGGCCGCCTGCTGACGCGGGTGTGCGCGGAGTTCGGAGCGGACGTCACCGAGGCGCAGGTGGCACCGACCATCGGCAGGCCGCTGGAGCCCTCCGGCGCCGCGCTGCCGGGGCAGGCGGTGGACGACCCGGTCACCGCGCGGGCGGTGGCCCGCTACCGAGAGCTGTTCGACGCCGAGGTCCTCAGCGCGGGCCCCGCCCTGCCGTACGAGGGGGTCGCCGAGGGGCTGCGGGACCTGCGGGGGCGCGGGCTGCCGCTGGCCGTGGGCACGTCGAAGATCTCCGGCAGCGCCGAGAAGCTCCTTGCCGCCACCGGTATCCGTGAGCTGTTCGGCCCGGTCGTCGGCAACGACATGGTGCGGCGCGGCAAGCCCGACCCGGAGAGGGGGCCGCGGGCGGCGAGCGAGCTGGGTGTGCCGGTCGAGCGGTGCGCCCGTATCGGTGACACCAGTACTGACATGCGCATGGCCATCAGGGCGGGGTTGCTGCCGGTCGCGGTCACCTATGGCGTCGGCGCCGAGGAGGAGCTCGCCGATGGTGGCGCGCTGATCTGCCGGTCCTTCGGCGAAGTCGTACAAACCCTGTCGGAACACGTCCCGGCCGACCCGGTCCGTGCCTGA
- a CDS encoding MFS transporter — translation MTTEATSGNPTGAMAAAQSAPAPADNRISGRQAWALAVLGCGLFLATLDLSIVYVALPSIGEDLALPEIRLQWIVSGYAIFFAGFLLVGGRTGDRFGARRVFLGATALFGASSLAAALTQDFTMLVVARALQGIGAGLLDPATLGLIQQVFPPGPKRNRAMAVWGAVGAIGLVGGVALGGLLTTVSWQWVFLVNVPIAAAVIVAGLFLLPGRRTDAAAPTPLNALSGILGTGAILLLVLGLTRLGDAGWSDTVTLVGLAGFVVLAALWVVRERTSASPLIARELWRTRSLMVACAVDACYVLSIGVEFFLVTLFLQDQQGFSPLAAGLGFLPLTVTVIIGNAVTDRLVGRHGPRTMVTGGLLLAAIGLGLLAVGVHSDSYATGVLPGLLLSGLGNGIAFPAMFIAATSEIPGENQGVGAALVTTTQNVFQALGLAVLVILLGARPGTGDFTTTFAATGAMALLGAVVAATGLRGPLAGKAG, via the coding sequence ATGACCACAGAAGCAACGTCGGGAAACCCGACCGGCGCGATGGCCGCCGCCCAGAGCGCTCCCGCGCCGGCCGACAACAGGATCAGCGGCCGGCAGGCATGGGCGCTGGCAGTCCTGGGCTGCGGGCTGTTCCTCGCCACCCTCGACCTCTCCATCGTCTACGTGGCCCTGCCCAGCATCGGCGAGGATCTGGCGCTGCCCGAGATCAGGCTCCAGTGGATCGTCAGCGGCTACGCCATCTTCTTCGCCGGGTTCCTCCTGGTGGGAGGGCGCACCGGGGACCGCTTCGGCGCTCGCAGGGTCTTCCTCGGCGCCACCGCGCTCTTCGGAGCCAGCTCACTGGCGGCCGCGCTCACCCAGGACTTCACCATGCTCGTCGTCGCCCGCGCGCTGCAGGGCATCGGGGCCGGACTGCTCGACCCGGCCACCCTGGGCCTGATCCAGCAGGTCTTCCCGCCCGGCCCCAAGCGGAACCGCGCCATGGCCGTATGGGGCGCCGTGGGAGCGATCGGCCTGGTCGGCGGTGTCGCCCTGGGCGGGCTGCTGACGACGGTGTCGTGGCAGTGGGTGTTCCTCGTGAACGTACCGATCGCCGCCGCGGTCATCGTCGCCGGTCTCTTCCTGCTGCCCGGCCGCCGCACCGACGCGGCCGCGCCGACGCCGCTGAACGCGCTGAGCGGGATCCTCGGCACCGGCGCGATCCTCCTGCTCGTGCTCGGCCTGACCCGCCTCGGGGACGCGGGCTGGTCCGACACCGTCACCCTCGTCGGCCTGGCCGGCTTCGTGGTGCTGGCCGCCCTGTGGGTGGTGCGCGAGCGGACCAGCGCCAGCCCCCTGATCGCCCGCGAACTGTGGCGCACCCGGTCGCTGATGGTGGCCTGTGCGGTGGACGCCTGCTATGTGCTCAGCATCGGCGTGGAGTTCTTCCTCGTCACGCTGTTCCTGCAGGACCAGCAGGGCTTCAGCCCCCTCGCCGCCGGGCTGGGCTTCCTGCCGCTGACGGTGACCGTGATCATCGGCAACGCCGTCACGGACCGGCTGGTCGGGCGGCACGGGCCAAGGACCATGGTGACGGGCGGGCTGCTGCTCGCCGCGATCGGCCTCGGCCTGCTCGCGGTCGGGGTCCACAGCGACAGCTACGCGACCGGTGTGCTGCCCGGGCTGCTGCTGTCCGGACTGGGCAACGGCATCGCCTTCCCGGCCATGTTCATCGCGGCCACCTCCGAGATCCCCGGGGAGAACCAGGGCGTCGGCGCGGCACTGGTGACCACCACGCAGAACGTCTTCCAGGCGCTCGGGCTCGCCGTCCTGGTCATCCTCCTCGGCGCGCGTCCCGGCACCGGCGACTTCACGACCACCTTCGCCGCCACCGGCGCCATGGCCCTGCTCGGCGCCGTGGTCGCCGCCACCGGCCTGCGTGGCCCGCTGGCCGGCAAGGCGGGCTGA